The following proteins are encoded in a genomic region of Nicotiana sylvestris chromosome 4, ASM39365v2, whole genome shotgun sequence:
- the LOC104222867 gene encoding glutamine synthetase cytosolic isozyme 1-1: protein MAHLSDLVNLSLSDSTQKIIAEYIWIGGSGMDVRSKARTLSGPVDDPSKLPKWNYDGSSTGQAPGEDSEVILYPQAIFKDPFRRGNNILVICDCYTPAGEPIPTNKRHSAAKIFSHPDVVVEEPWYGLEQEYTLLQKDINWPLGWPLGGFPGPQGPYYCGIGAGKAFGRDIVDSHYKACLYAGINISGINGEVMPGQWEFQVGPSVGISAADELWAARYILERITEIAGVVVSFDPKPIPGDWNGAGAHTNYSTKSMRNEGGYEVIKKAIEKLGLRHKEHIAAYGEGNERRLTGRHETADINTFKWGVANRGASIRVGRDTEKEGKGYFEDRRPASNMDPYVVTSMIAETTILFKP, encoded by the exons CTCTCTGACTCCACTCAGAAAATTATTGCTGAATATATATG GATTGGTGGATCAGGAATGGACGTCAGGAGCAAAGCCAGA ACTCTATCTGGACCTGTTGATGATCCTTCAAAGCTTCCCAAATGGAATTATGATGGTTCTAGCACAGGACAAGCTCCTGGAGAAGACAGTGAAGTGATCCTATA TCCTCAAGCAATTTTCAAGGATCCATTCAGAAGGGGCAACAATATCTTG GTCATTTGTGATTGCTACACCCCAGCTGGTGAACCCATTCCAACAAACAAAAGGCACAGTGCTGCCAAGATTTTCAGCCACCCTGATGTTGTTGTTGAGGAACCCTG GTATGGTCTTGAGCAAGAATACACCTTGCTGCAAAAAGATATCAATTGGCCTCTTGGATGGCCTCTTGGTGGTTTTCCTGGACCACAG GGACCATACTATTGTGGAATTGGAGCTGGAAAGGCTTTTGGACGCGATATCGTTGACTCTCATTATAAGGCATGTCTCTATGCTGGGATTAACATCAGTGGTATCAATGGAGAAGTGATGCCCGGACAG TGGGAATTTCAAGTTGGACCTTCAGTTGGCATTTCAGCAGCTGATGAATTGTGGGCAGCTCGTTACATTCTTGAG AGGATTACTGAGATTGCTGGAGTTGTGGTGTCATTTGACCCTAAACCTATTCCG gGTGATTGGAATGGTGCAGGTGCTCATACAAACTACAG CACAAAGTCTATGAGGAATGAAGGAGGCTATGAAGTCATTAAGAAGGCAATTGAGAAGCTTGGACTGAGGCACAAGGAGCATATTGCAGCATATGGTGAAGGCAACGAGCGTCGTCTCACTGGAAGACACGAAACAGCTGACATCAACACATTCAAATGG GGAGTTGCAAACCGTGGTGCATCTATTCGTGTGGGAAGAGACACGGAGAAGGAAGGAAAGGGATACTTCGAGGATAGGAGGCCTGCTTCGAACATGGATCCATACGTCGTGACTTCCATGATTGCTGAGACCACAATCCTGTTCAAGCCCTGA